The region CAGCCTCAGTGCTCCAGCACAGGAATGGAGCAGCCCTCCCTTTGTCAGAGTGATGCATGAGGCCTCAGTCTCCCTCCCCATCAGCTCCTCCTCCTTTGCAGATTACTACTTTGTGACCAGGGAGGTGATGCAGCGGGACATTGCCGCTGGAGACTTCATCGAGCATGCCGAGTTCTCAGGGAACTTGTATGGGACCAGGTGAGCCATGCTTGGGgccctcccttcctccagttCTCTCAGGAACCTAGAGTGGGCAGCCCAGGCAGGGGTATCTCTCTGTGGGCACTGAGCAGCGGGTGTCCCCTTGACTGGGCCCCAGGTGGGGGGTTTCTTTCTATGGGCTGTCTGGGCAGTTGGGGCAAGGGACCCAGCCCCCCAAGGGTCAGGATGGAGCCACAGTCAGGGCTCTCTgggccactccctcctggcccaGCCCCACTTGTGTCTACCTGGCCAGGCTGCTGTGAGAACAGTGGGCCACACGAGGGCCTGGTATGCAATGAGGACTTGGAGGACCTGGGTCTCATAGGTCGGCAGGTTGCActtttccccaccaccacctccagcccctggggTAGCCTGTGAGGGTCCCTGGCACAACAGCAGCTGCCCCTTCCAACAACCCACCAGAGCGGGGTCTTTGCTGGCTCCTCGCACCTGGCTTGCAAGGCCTGGAAGCAGTGCCTTGACACAGGCAGGCGTGCCTCTGTGCATAGCCTGTCCCTCAGCCACCTAGCTGGGTGAGGCAGGGACCACACAGGACCCAGCATACTCTGCCCCAGGTGCAGATGGGAAGAGTGGTGGGCTGCCAAGTGGGGTCATTTGGCCACTGTTGGGACACTCAATGCCTGCTGAGGGGCAGTGCCCCCAGTGGATGAGGAGCACGTGGCACGTGGTGACCCTAGGGTGAGAGGCCAAGGCCTACAAAGGGTGGCCGGGGATGAGGAAGCCCAAGGGCGTGCCGTGTAGTTCTGTGGGGGCCATAGCCAGGGCATCCGTCTCCAAGCAGGGCCCCAGCATGCAGGATATGGGAGGGTGGTCGCCATCGCTAGCCTGAGGGCACGATCCAGGGGGTGATGCCAGAAACTTCTGGAGGCATGATTGGCGGGTGGGACTGATTGGGGTGATGGAGTGGTGTGGGGCCTGGGAGCAGGTGCCAGGAGAAGGAGAGGCCCTGGGCCAGGGTCTGAAGGCGTCCCTCCCTACTGCCACACCAGACCAGCAGAGGGCCCCCTTGTGCAAGGGTTGCTCAGGGAGTACTTCCAGAAAGAGGGAACAGATGCCACAGTTAGGGTGGGCCCCTGTGGGCACCCCCAGAGAGGCCCAGAGCAAGGGATGGGCAGTAGATGGTCCCACTGAGGCTCTTCGAGGCCGTGGGGTCTGCTAGGGCCTCAGGAGCCCACAGCTGAGCAACCCCCTCCTATCATCCCCCAGCAAAGCAGCTGTGCGGGCCGTGCAGGCCATGAACCGCATCTGCGTGCTGGATGTGGACCTGCAGGGCGTGCGCAACATCAAGAAGACCGACCTGCAGCCCGTCTACATCTTTGTGCAGCCACCCTCACTGGATGTCCTGgtgggggctgagggaggagggcggGGGGGCAACCCTGGAGGCTCTGACCTTCTGACTTTCATACTTCGTCTCAGGAGCAGCGGCTGCGGCAGCGGAACACAGAGACGGAGGAGAGCCTGGCTAAGCGTCTGGCTGCTGCCCGGGCTGACATGGAGAGCAGTGAGTGTGGGCACCTATCCCTCCGTGTCCCTGGACCCTCTCCAACCCCCACAGTAGAACAGTCCCACCCAGCAAGGGGCAGAGGAGGGCTGGAGCCATCACCCAGCACTGTGGTCCACGTGAAGGGTCCCCGGACCCCCTCCTCTGTCACCAGAGCCTCCACtgaccctgcccccaccctcagGCGAGGAGCCCGGCCTGTTTGACCTGATCATCGTCAACGACAGTCTGGACAAGGCCTACTGGGCCCTGAAGGAGGCGCTCTCCgaggtgggctgggggtggaggtggggcctcAGACCTCTGTCTGGCAAACGGGGAAAATAGGCTGGGACAGGTGATATGGCGGCCCCAGGCCCTGGGCGAgaccctcttccttttcccagcctctcttcctttctccccgGCAGGAAATAAAGAAGGCTCAAGCAACTGGTCACTCCTGAGCAGGTCCACCGGCTATAACTCCTCAGGTGGGGCCTAGGGCCTGGCACCCACCCGCAGCGGGCCAGGATCTCCGGCGGTGGCTCTGCTCACCTCAGCTAGCACCCAGGGTTTGGGGTGCTGCCTATCTTCCCTCACTCCCCCACCGTGACTGGAGGAGTTTGCTCTCaccccctctccccatgtccaTTTCTAggcttcctccccaccctgccctatCAACCCCCCTCCCATGGAAGCTGGGCCAACATCCAAATAAAAAACTGCTGGGTTAGAGTGTCCTTGAGCCCTTGGATCATGGCCCTGGGTGGGTGGGGCCACGGTATACCACTCCggacccaccccccaccccaccctgctctTGGCAACCACGCCCTAACTGGCCAGCCCCTGGAGGTCCTTGGGCAGCAGCATCCATCTGACATCTGCTGCTCTGGGCTGCCGGCCCCTAGAGAGGGCTGCCCCTGAGCCGCTGCACGCTACTTGCCCAGGGCTCCCACCAGGTGGGTGCGGGGCCTCATCCCCCACTGTCTCTTTGAGTTGCCATTGAGGCCGGGGTCAGAAGGTCCTGGGGGCTCATCCTGCATGAACCACTCCTCCTGGTCCCTGAGCTGGGCTGATGGTGGCAGAGGGACAGACATTGCATACCTGAGGAGGGACTGAGACTACAGAGGATGGACCTCTGCATCTGGGGGCCTTGTGCATGGCCCACTGGGGCTCTGGCCGGCCGTAATGTTCCTGGAGAGGCCTGCCCAGGGAAGACACCTGGGGGCCTCTGTTAGGGTTCCAGGCTCTGTGGAGTCTCAGAAGATACCTCCAAAAGCTGCCCATCTCAAGTTGGGGCAGCTGAGTTGTACTAGGCACAGGAGGCACTCGCCTGAGCCCTGGTCCATGCCCAGGCCATGCTCCTATGGTGGAACCCAGACAGATGGTGGATGCAGACCTGGAGGAGGCAGGGAACCCAGACAAATAGAAAGGCTGGGCTCCATCCAAAAGTCCAGATGAACAGCGGAGGGCAGGCGGGAGCTGGGCCTGGACACTGGACGGTGGGCAGAGGGGCGCTGGGCAGCCCCTAGGCCTGGGGGCAAGTGAAATGGGACTGGGCTGCCTCCTGACCTACTGTACAGCCTGGGAGAGACTGGTTCCCTCTCTGGGACCCATCCAGCCCCAGGGACAATCAGGGATTCAGACCCCGAGCCTCAGGGGGAACAATGGAGCCCTTGAAGGCCCTCCCCCCACATTGTGCTTGGTGGTGAGAGGTGGCCCTGGGTCGGGTCGGGCCCTGGACTTAGCCGGGTGCACACCCTCAGGAGGGCTGGTGTCCAGCCGGCCAGCAGGTGGAAGGGCTCAGAAGGACTTGTTTCCTGGCCTGGAAAAGGTAGGGTACCACCAGGGGACCACGTTTGGGGTGCCCTTTGGGGCTGAGCAGCACCCTGTTTACTCTGGGCCCAGGGTCTCAGGGGCCTGGACTCAACTCTCTTGGAACAGCCAACCCCAGGAGATAACGGGTGCTGAGCCTGGTCGGGTGGCCCTCCATTCTGGGGGTCTGTCCATCTCAGGCCCACTGCCCTCACAGGGCCATCAGTCTGGGTGGTGATTCAGCTGCAGTAAGACTCAAGGGTAGGAGGAGGTAGAGGCAGaagtctgcccctccccctcccccagaagcTGCTCAGGCCAGCTGATGagcaaggggggaagggggtgggcctCAGAGCAGCTGGGACCCCTCAGGCCATGTGGGACTGGCCAGCCCCTGCCAGCTAGGCAGCTGCAGTGTATCCAGAGGCTGATGCCTTGAGCTATTCAGCCCTGGGGGGAGGTTGGGGAGCCCCAACTCTTCCACATGGGCAGACAAGCT is a window of Globicephala melas chromosome 3, mGloMel1.2, whole genome shotgun sequence DNA encoding:
- the GUK1 gene encoding guanylate kinase isoform X1, producing MPLWTLQDAWGQRGEQPDTPLQGMSGPRPVVLSGPSGAGKSTLLKRLLQEHSSIFGFSVSHTTRDPRPGEENGKDYYFVTREVMQRDIAAGDFIEHAEFSGNLYGTSKAAVRAVQAMNRICVLDVDLQGVRNIKKTDLQPVYIFVQPPSLDVLEQRLRQRNTETEESLAKRLAAARADMESSEEPGLFDLIIVNDSLDKAYWALKEALSEEIKKAQATGHS
- the GUK1 gene encoding guanylate kinase isoform X4, which translates into the protein MWGMSGPRPVVLSGPSGAGKSTLLKRLLQEHSSIFGFSVSHTTRDPRPGEENGKDYYFVTREVMQRDIAAGDFIEHAEFSGNLYGTSKAAVRAVQAMNRICVLDVDLQGVRNIKKTDLQPVYIFVQPPSLDVLEQRLRQRNTETEESLAKRLAAARADMESSEEPGLFDLIIVNDSLDKAYWALKEALSEEIKKAQATGHS
- the GUK1 gene encoding guanylate kinase isoform X3 — protein: MPLWTLQDAWGQRGEQPDTPLQGMSGPRPVVLSGPSGAGKSTLLKRLLQEHSSIFGFSVSHTTRDPRPGEENGKDYYFVTREVMQRDIAAGDFIEHAEFSGNLYGTSKAAVRAVQAMNRICVLDVDLQGVRNIKKTDLQPVYIFVQPPSLDVLEQRLRQRNTETEESLAKRLAAARADMESRNKEGSSNWSLLSRSTGYNSSGGA
- the GUK1 gene encoding guanylate kinase isoform X2, with product MLRRPLAGLAAAALGRVPSDGMSGPRPVVLSGPSGAGKSTLLKRLLQEHSSIFGFSVSHTTRDPRPGEENGKDYYFVTREVMQRDIAAGDFIEHAEFSGNLYGTSKAAVRAVQAMNRICVLDVDLQGVRNIKKTDLQPVYIFVQPPSLDVLEQRLRQRNTETEESLAKRLAAARADMESSEEPGLFDLIIVNDSLDKAYWALKEALSEEIKKAQATGHS